A window of the Salmonella enterica subsp. enterica serovar Typhimurium str. LT2 genome harbors these coding sequences:
- the spvB gene encoding Salmonella plasmid virulence: hydrophilic protein — translation MLILNGFSSATLALITPPFLPKGGKALSQSGPDGLASITLPLPISAERGFAPALALHYSSGGGNGPFGVGWSCATMSIARRTSHGVPQYNDSDEFLGPDGEVLVQTLSTGDAPNPVTCFAYGDVSFPQSYTVTRYQPRTESSFYRLEYWVGNSNGDDFWLLHDSNGILHLLGKTAAARLSDPQAASHTAQWLVEESVTPAGEHIYYSYLAENGDNVDLNGNEAGRDRSAMRYLSKVQYGNATPAADLYLWTSATPAVQWLFTLVFDYGERGVDPQVPPAFTAQNSWLARQDPFSLYNYGFEIRLHRLCRQVLMFHHFPDELGEADTLVSRLLLEYDENPILTQLCAARTLAYEGDGYRRAPVNNMMPPPPPPPMMGGNSSRPKSKWAIVEESKQIQALRYYSAQGYSVINKYLRGDDYPETQAKETLLSRDYLSTNEPSDEEFKNAMSVYINDIAEGLSSLPETDHRVVYRGLKLDKPALSDVLKEYTTIGNIIIDKAFMSTSPDKAWINDTILNIYLEKGHKGRILGDVAHFKGEAEMLFPPNTKLKIESIVNCGSQDFASQLSKLRLSDDATADTNRIKRIINMRVLNS, via the coding sequence ATGTTGATACTAAATGGTTTTTCATCTGCCACTTTAGCGCTGATCACTCCCCCTTTCCTGCCAAAAGGGGGCAAGGCGCTGAGTCAGTCAGGCCCTGACGGCCTAGCCAGTATAACGCTGCCTCTGCCCATCAGCGCCGAACGCGGCTTTGCGCCTGCGCTGGCGCTGCACTACAGCAGCGGTGGCGGCAATGGCCCCTTCGGCGTGGGCTGGTCCTGCGCGACAATGAGCATTGCCCGCCGCACCAGCCATGGCGTGCCGCAGTATAACGACAGCGATGAGTTTCTGGGGCCGGACGGAGAAGTGCTGGTTCAAACGCTCAGCACCGGTGATGCCCCCAATCCCGTCACCTGCTTCGCGTACGGTGACGTATCGTTCCCGCAAAGCTACACGGTGACCCGCTATCAGCCCCGCACGGAGAGCAGTTTTTATCGCCTGGAGTACTGGGTGGGCAACAGCAACGGCGATGATTTCTGGTTACTGCATGACAGTAACGGCATCCTGCACCTGCTGGGGAAAACCGCCGCAGCACGCCTCAGCGATCCGCAGGCCGCCTCTCATACGGCGCAATGGCTGGTTGAGGAGTCGGTGACCCCTGCCGGCGAGCATATCTATTACTCCTACTTGGCGGAGAACGGTGACAATGTGGACCTCAATGGGAACGAGGCCGGACGCGATCGCAGCGCCATGCGCTATCTCAGCAAGGTACAGTATGGCAACGCGACCCCCGCCGCCGATCTGTACCTCTGGACTAGCGCCACACCCGCGGTACAGTGGCTGTTCACCCTAGTGTTTGACTACGGCGAACGTGGTGTAGATCCACAGGTACCGCCTGCATTCACTGCTCAGAACAGCTGGCTCGCCCGCCAGGATCCCTTCTCCCTGTATAACTACGGCTTTGAGATCCGCCTCCATCGCCTGTGCCGCCAAGTCCTGATGTTCCACCACTTTCCTGATGAACTGGGTGAAGCCGATACGCTGGTTTCCCGTCTGCTGCTGGAGTATGACGAAAATCCGATACTGACACAGCTTTGCGCTGCTCGGACGCTGGCCTATGAAGGCGACGGTTATAGAAGAGCTCCTGTCAACAATATGATGCCACCGCCACCGCCTCCTCCGATGATGGGAGGTAATTCATCTCGACCAAAATCAAAATGGGCGATTGTAGAGGAATCAAAGCAGATTCAAGCTCTGAGGTACTATTCAGCTCAAGGGTACAGTGTGATTAATAAATATTTACGTGGGGATGATTATCCTGAAACACAGGCAAAAGAAACTCTGCTCTCCAGAGACTATCTTTCCACAAATGAACCCAGTGATGAGGAGTTTAAAAATGCCATGTCAGTTTATATAAATGATATTGCGGAGGGATTAAGTTCACTTCCCGAAACAGATCACAGAGTCGTATACCGGGGCCTGAAGCTTGATAAGCCCGCATTATCGGATGTGCTGAAGGAATACACTACTATAGGTAATATAATAATAGATAAAGCTTTTATGAGTACATCGCCAGATAAGGCATGGATAAATGACACTATTCTCAACATATACCTAGAAAAAGGACATAAAGGTAGAATACTCGGAGATGTTGCACATTTTAAGGGAGAGGCAGAGATGCTTTTCCCTCCAAATACTAAACTCAAAATCGAAAGCATTGTAAATTGTGGATCCCAAGACTTTGCAAGCCAGCTTAGTAAGCTGAGATTAAGTGATGATGCAACTGCTGACACAAACAGGATAAAAAGAATAATAAACATGAGGGTACTCAACTCATAG
- a CDS encoding putative adhesin, whose amino-acid sequence MLGANIFLDYDLSRDHARAGFGGEYWRDFLKLSANAYVGLTGWKTSPDVEDYEERPASGWDLRAEGYLPSYPQLGAKMVYEQYYGNEVGLFGKDERQKNPHALTAGVSWTPVPLLKLSAEQRAGKAGEHDTRFGAEASYRIGDSLRSQLDPDAVGALRSLAGSRYDLTDRNNDIILEYRKQEVTCQ is encoded by the coding sequence ATGCTCGGGGCGAACATCTTCCTCGACTATGACCTCTCCCGCGACCACGCCCGCGCCGGCTTCGGCGGAGAATACTGGCGCGACTTCCTTAAGCTTTCCGCCAACGCCTATGTCGGCCTGACCGGCTGGAAAACCTCCCCGGATGTGGAGGACTACGAAGAGCGTCCGGCCAGCGGCTGGGACCTGCGTGCTGAAGGCTACCTGCCGTCGTACCCGCAGCTCGGGGCGAAGATGGTGTATGAGCAGTATTACGGAAATGAAGTGGGCCTGTTCGGGAAGGATGAGCGGCAGAAGAACCCGCACGCCCTGACCGCCGGGGTCAGCTGGACTCCGGTGCCGCTGCTGAAGCTCAGCGCGGAGCAGCGCGCCGGCAAGGCCGGGGAGCATGACACCCGCTTCGGGGCAGAAGCGAGTTACCGCATTGGTGACAGCCTGCGCAGCCAGCTGGATCCGGATGCCGTGGGCGCCCTGCGCAGCCTGGCGGGCAGCCGCTACGACCTGACTGACCGTAACAATGACATTATCCTCGAGTACCGTAAGCAGGAGGTGACGTGCCAGTAA
- a CDS encoding putative resolvase, which translates to MALYGYARVSTSDQDLTLQTQILRAAGCEIIRAEKASGSGRTGRSELQLLLEFLRPGDTLMVTRVDRLARSIKDLQDIVYALNQQGVTLRATEQPVDTRSAAGKAFLDMLGVFAEFETNLRRERQMEGIAAAKARGVYRGRKPSIDPAVVYRLYTIEKMGATAIARQLGIGRASVYRALENYEQPA; encoded by the coding sequence ATGGCACTTTACGGCTATGCCCGCGTTTCAACCAGCGATCAGGATCTTACTCTGCAGACACAAATTCTCCGCGCTGCTGGTTGTGAAATTATTCGTGCAGAAAAAGCCAGCGGAAGCGGCCGGACCGGAAGGAGCGAGTTGCAGCTGCTGCTGGAGTTCCTGCGCCCTGGTGATACGTTGATGGTGACACGCGTGGATCGCCTGGCCCGCAGCATTAAGGACCTGCAGGACATTGTGTATGCCCTGAATCAACAGGGCGTAACGCTCAGGGCAACAGAACAGCCAGTGGACACGCGTTCAGCTGCAGGCAAAGCCTTCCTCGATATGCTGGGTGTTTTCGCTGAGTTTGAAACCAATCTGAGACGTGAACGCCAGATGGAAGGCATTGCCGCGGCGAAAGCCAGGGGCGTATACCGGGGAAGGAAACCGTCCATAGATCCTGCTGTGGTATATCGTCTGTATACCATTGAGAAGATGGGAGCCACAGCCATCGCCCGCCAGCTCGGGATTGGGAGGGCGTCAGTCTACCGGGCGCTGGAAAATTATGAGCAGCCGGCGTAG
- the spvA gene encoding Salmonella plasmid virulence: outer membrane protein yields the protein MNMNQTTSPALSQVETAIRVPAGNFAKYNYYSVFDIVRQTRKQFINANMSWPGSRGGKTWDLAMGQAQYIRCMFRENQLTRRVRGTLQQTPDNGTNLSSSAVGGIQGQAERRPDLATLMVVNDAINQQIPTLLPYHFPHDQVELSLLNTDVSLEDIISESSIDWPWFLSNSLTGDNSNYAMELASRLSPEQQTLPTEPDNSTATDLTSFYQTNLGLKTADYTPFEALNTFARQLAITVPPGGTVDCGYSACQPAV from the coding sequence ATGAATATGAATCAGACCACCAGTCCGGCACTTTCACAGGTCGAAACCGCCATCCGGGTCCCGGCAGGGAATTTTGCAAAATATAATTATTATTCCGTGTTTGATATTGTCCGTCAGACCCGTAAACAGTTTATTAACGCCAATATGTCATGGCCGGGCTCCCGCGGAGGTAAAACCTGGGACCTGGCGATGGGCCAGGCGCAGTATATCCGCTGCATGTTCCGAGAAAATCAATTGACCCGCAGAGTTCGGGGGACCTTGCAGCAGACACCGGACAATGGCACGAACCTGAGCAGTTCCGCTGTCGGCGGTATTCAGGGACAGGCAGAGCGTCGGCCGGACCTGGCCACCCTGATGGTGGTTAATGATGCCATTAACCAGCAAATACCGACCCTGCTGCCGTATCATTTTCCACACGACCAGGTGGAGTTATCTCTGCTGAATACCGATGTGTCGCTGGAAGATATTATCAGCGAGAGCAGCATTGACTGGCCGTGGTTCCTGAGCAACTCGCTGACCGGCGATAACAGTAACTATGCCATGGAGCTCGCCAGCCGGCTGTCACCAGAGCAGCAGACACTGCCGACCGAGCCGGACAACAGTACCGCCACTGACCTGACCTCTTTTTACCAGACCAATCTGGGGCTGAAAACCGCCGACTATACGCCATTTGAAGCACTGAATACCTTTGCCCGACAGTTAGCGATTACCGTTCCCCCAGGTGGAACAGTTGATTGCGGGTACTCTGCGTGCCAGCCGGCAGTTTAG
- the rlgA gene encoding putative integrase protein codes for MSSRRSAIPSDSLLQLRQRLDRLPPKSPERANQIAATAQLYGISVTTVYRALHLVLKPRTAHRSDHGQPRILPPSELEHYCELIAALKLRTTNKSGRHLSTGRAIQLLEEHGVETVQGLIKSPKGLLRKQTVNRWLSRWRLDQPRLLREPPAVRFQAENSNDCWQFDMSPSDLKHIERPDWVDPARGEPTLMLFSVVDDRSGVAYQEYRCVYGEDAESALRFLFNAMAPKTRSDFPFQGRPKLLYLDNGPVAKNHVFQNVMQSLKVDWLTHTPAGKDGTRTTARSKGKVERPFRTVKEAHETLYHFHKPETELQANEWLWNYLSRYNAQRHRSEKHSRLEDWLANIGQEGVRDMCSWEQYCRFAREPESRKVGVDARITIDGTAWEVEPDMAGETVILLWGLFDEEMYVEFTGETWGPYYPVSGPVPLHRYRTFRRGKAAERADRIHALARQLNIPISALSGSDLRVVSDDTQQRIDALPHQPFDTRKFEYHFPTVIAAKLAIADDLAIPLARMSDEDRAFIDSILTETLNRSEVLARIRDYFRSRQSGEDHAG; via the coding sequence ATGAGCAGCCGGCGTAGCGCGATTCCGTCTGACTCCCTGTTGCAACTACGGCAACGGCTCGATCGCCTGCCGCCAAAAAGCCCTGAACGTGCCAATCAGATTGCCGCTACCGCCCAGCTGTATGGTATTTCAGTCACGACGGTTTATCGCGCTCTTCACCTTGTTTTGAAACCGCGAACGGCCCACCGCAGTGATCATGGTCAACCCCGGATACTGCCACCGTCCGAGCTGGAGCATTACTGCGAACTGATTGCTGCACTGAAATTACGAACCACAAATAAATCCGGCCGCCATCTGTCGACCGGACGGGCAATACAGCTGCTGGAAGAGCATGGCGTGGAGACGGTCCAGGGATTGATTAAAAGTCCCAAAGGCTTACTTCGTAAGCAGACCGTCAATCGCTGGCTTTCCCGCTGGCGTCTCGACCAGCCCCGCCTGTTACGGGAGCCTCCGGCGGTAAGATTTCAGGCTGAAAACAGCAATGACTGTTGGCAGTTTGATATGTCGCCATCCGATCTCAAACATATTGAGCGGCCTGACTGGGTAGATCCTGCCCGGGGCGAACCCACGCTGATGCTGTTCAGCGTAGTGGATGACCGGAGCGGTGTCGCATACCAGGAATACCGGTGTGTGTACGGTGAGGATGCGGAATCTGCGCTGCGTTTTCTCTTTAACGCCATGGCCCCAAAAACCAGGTCTGATTTTCCTTTTCAGGGCCGCCCGAAATTGCTGTACCTCGATAATGGACCGGTGGCCAAAAACCATGTATTCCAGAATGTGATGCAGTCCCTGAAGGTTGACTGGCTGACGCATACGCCGGCAGGCAAGGACGGCACCCGGACGACGGCACGGTCCAAAGGTAAAGTTGAACGTCCTTTCCGGACCGTCAAGGAGGCACATGAAACTCTGTACCATTTCCATAAACCGGAAACGGAGCTGCAGGCCAACGAATGGCTCTGGAACTATCTGAGCCGTTATAACGCGCAGCGTCACCGCAGCGAGAAACACTCCCGACTGGAGGACTGGCTGGCAAATATCGGCCAGGAAGGTGTGAGGGATATGTGCAGCTGGGAACAATACTGTCGGTTCGCCCGGGAGCCGGAATCCCGCAAGGTGGGTGTTGATGCGCGGATAACGATAGACGGCACCGCATGGGAAGTTGAACCGGATATGGCGGGTGAAACCGTCATTCTGCTGTGGGGGCTGTTTGACGAAGAGATGTATGTGGAGTTTACCGGTGAAACATGGGGGCCTTATTATCCGGTGTCGGGGCCTGTGCCGCTGCACCGTTACCGGACGTTCAGACGCGGTAAAGCGGCTGAACGGGCCGATCGTATCCATGCTCTGGCCAGGCAGCTGAACATCCCCATCAGCGCATTGTCCGGCAGCGATCTCCGCGTGGTCAGTGATGACACTCAGCAGCGCATTGATGCGTTGCCACATCAGCCCTTTGATACCCGAAAATTTGAATACCACTTTCCCACCGTTATTGCGGCAAAACTGGCAATTGCCGACGATCTGGCCATACCGCTGGCCAGAATGTCGGATGAAGACCGGGCGTTTATCGACAGTATTCTGACTGAGACGCTTAACCGTAGTGAAGTACTCGCCCGCATCAGAGACTATTTTCGTAGCAGACAATCAGGAGAGGACCATGCGGGTTGA
- the spvR gene encoding Salmonella plasmid virulence: regulation of spv operon, lysR family: MDFLINKKLKIFITLMETGSFSIATSVLYITRTPLSRVISDLERELKQRLFIRKNGTLIPTEFAQTIYRKVKSHYIFLHALEQEIGPTGKTKQLEIIFDEIYPGSLKNLIISALTISGQKTNIMGRAVNSQIIEELCQTNNCIVISARNYFHRESLVCRTSVEGGVMLFIPKKFFLCGKPDINRLAGTPVLFHEGAKNFNLDTIYHFFEQTLGITNPAFSFDNVDLFSSLYRLQQGLAMLLIPVRVCRALGLSTDHALHIKGVALCTSLYYPTKKRETPDYRKAIKLIQQELKQSTF; encoded by the coding sequence ATGGATTTCTTGATTAATAAAAAATTAAAAATTTTCATAACACTGATGGAAACAGGTTCCTTCAGTATCGCAACATCAGTACTGTATATCACCCGAACCCCGCTGAGCAGGGTTATTTCAGACCTGGAAAGAGAGCTGAAACAAAGACTCTTTATACGGAAGAATGGCACTCTTATCCCAACCGAATTTGCACAAACTATTTATCGAAAAGTAAAATCCCATTATATTTTCTTACATGCACTGGAGCAGGAAATCGGACCTACGGGTAAAACGAAACAACTAGAAATAATATTTGACGAAATTTATCCGGGAAGTTTAAAAAATCTGATCATTTCAGCACTGACCATTTCCGGCCAAAAAACAAATATAATGGGGAGAGCCGTTAACAGCCAAATAATAGAAGAACTGTGTCAGACAAACAACTGCATTGTTATTTCTGCCAGAAATTATTTTCATCGGGAATCGCTTGTCTGCCGGACATCAGTGGAGGGTGGGGTCATGTTATTTATTCCTAAAAAATTCTTTCTCTGCGGCAAACCTGATATCAACAGGCTGGCCGGAACACCTGTACTTTTTCATGAGGGGGCTAAAAATTTTAATCTGGACACCATATACCATTTTTTTGAACAGACACTAGGTATTACCAACCCTGCATTCAGTTTTGATAACGTCGATTTGTTCAGTTCACTGTACCGGTTACAACAAGGGCTGGCGATGTTACTCATCCCCGTCAGAGTCTGTCGGGCTCTGGGATTATCAACAGATCACGCACTGCACATCAAAGGCGTAGCGCTCTGTACCTCCTTGTATTACCCGACCAAGAAACGGGAGACACCAGATTATCGTAAAGCTATAAAACTGATACAGCAGGAACTGAAACAGTCCACCTTCTGA
- the spvD gene encoding putative transposase codes for MLRATKVCIYPTPEQAEHLNAQFGAVRFVYSKSLHIKKHAYQRHGVSLTPRKDIKPLLAVAKKFRKFRKYAWLKEYDSIALQQAVINLDVAFSNCFNPKLKARFPMFKRKHGKLLG; via the coding sequence ATGTTAAGAGCCACGAAAGTATGCATATATCCGACACCGGAACAGGCGGAGCACCTTAACGCCCAGTTCGGTGCAGTCCGTTTTGTGTACAGCAAATCTCTGCATATCAAGAAACACGCTTATCAACGACACGGCGTAAGTTTAACCCCGCGTAAAGACATTAAACCGCTTCTGGCTGTAGCGAAAAAATTCCGTAAATTCCGTAAATACGCATGGCTAAAGGAATATGACTCTATTGCGTTGCAACAGGCGGTGATCAATCTCGATGTTGCCTTTTCCAACTGCTTCAATCCGAAGCTAAAAGCCCGCTTCCCTATGTTCAAGCGCAAACACGGCAAGCTGTTGGGGTAA
- a CDS encoding putative integrase protein: MPIIAAIPDEERQLMRKEAQQTHDKNHARRLIAMLMLHQGMTVTDVARLLCAARSSVGRWINWFTLHGVEGLKSLRPGRAPRWPVADILQLLPLLVQRSPKDFGWLRSRWSTELLALVINRLFDVTLHRSTLHRYLRQADMVWRRAAPTLKIKDPHYEEKRLVIDQALAQEQTAHPVFYQDEVDIDLNPKIGADWMPKGQQKRIATPGQNQKHYLAGALHSGTGRVHYVSGSSKSSDLFISLLETLRRTYRRAKTITLVADNYIIHKSRKVERWLEENPKFRLLFLPMYSPWLNPIERLWLSLHETITRNHQCRYMWQLLKQVAQFMNAASLFPGNQQGLAKVER; this comes from the coding sequence ATGCCGATCATAGCAGCAATTCCTGATGAAGAACGACAACTGATGCGCAAAGAGGCCCAACAAACCCACGATAAAAACCATGCGCGACGGCTTATCGCCATGCTGATGCTGCATCAGGGAATGACCGTCACTGACGTTGCCAGATTACTCTGTGCCGCCCGTTCATCCGTTGGTCGATGGATAAACTGGTTTACTTTACATGGTGTTGAAGGACTAAAAAGCCTCAGACCCGGACGTGCTCCACGCTGGCCGGTCGCTGATATCCTTCAGCTCTTGCCACTATTGGTACAGCGTTCCCCGAAGGATTTTGGCTGGCTGCGCTCACGCTGGAGCACGGAGCTTCTGGCACTCGTCATCAACCGACTTTTTGATGTGACGCTGCACCGCTCCACCCTGCACCGATATCTGAGGCAGGCAGATATGGTCTGGCGCAGGGCAGCGCCAACGCTGAAAATCAAAGATCCGCACTATGAAGAAAAACGGCTTGTCATTGATCAGGCGCTGGCTCAGGAGCAGACTGCACATCCTGTGTTTTATCAGGATGAAGTCGACATCGACCTGAACCCAAAAATTGGCGCTGACTGGATGCCCAAAGGGCAACAGAAACGCATCGCCACGCCGGGACAGAACCAGAAGCATTATCTGGCAGGCGCACTGCATTCAGGTACGGGACGGGTTCACTACGTCAGTGGCAGCAGCAAGAGTTCTGATTTATTTATCAGTCTGTTAGAAACGTTACGCCGTACATACAGGCGGGCGAAAACCATCACACTGGTGGCGGATAACTACATCATCCATAAAAGCCGCAAAGTGGAACGCTGGCTGGAAGAAAACCCGAAGTTCCGGTTGCTGTTCCTGCCGATGTATTCGCCGTGGCTGAATCCGATAGAGCGACTGTGGTTGTCGTTACACGAAACCATAACGAGAAATCATCAGTGTCGGTACATGTGGCAGTTACTGAAACAGGTAGCACAATTTATGAATGCCGCTTCACTGTTTCCCGGCAATCAACAGGGTCTGGCTAAAGTGGAGCGGTAA
- a CDS encoding putative phosphoribulokinase / uridine kinase family — MKYSPASETIFVADNQERTMRVEVMEHYGLTQSIEQAGYYETAHHKQLMKDIKGAIREGRLIAVCGVVGSGKTVTLRRLQQQLLDENKIIVARSLSVDKQSVRLATLINALFYDLAQDKQVQIHKQGERRERELQELVKKGKRPVALFVDEAHDLNGNTLTGLKRLMEVVEDGGGRLSVVLAGHPKLRNDLRRPTMEEIGYRTDIFTLDGITGSQREYIQWLLKTSTGKGKPEDILTTEAVDLLAMKLRTPLQVQLHLTLAMEAGYQTGEKPITATLVESVLSRQLDDLEPTLTRHGYRLKDMVEQFDAKPAEIRALFNNQLDPARTAELRDRMLAVGLPI, encoded by the coding sequence GTGAAGTACTCGCCCGCATCAGAGACTATTTTCGTAGCAGACAATCAGGAGAGGACCATGCGGGTTGAAGTGATGGAGCATTATGGACTGACGCAGTCTATTGAACAGGCCGGGTATTATGAAACTGCCCACCATAAGCAGCTGATGAAAGACATTAAGGGTGCGATACGCGAAGGACGACTGATAGCGGTCTGTGGCGTGGTGGGAAGCGGTAAAACCGTCACTCTGCGACGCCTGCAGCAGCAACTGCTGGATGAAAATAAAATCATTGTCGCCCGCTCCCTGTCGGTGGACAAACAGAGTGTCCGGCTCGCCACGCTGATTAATGCCCTGTTTTATGACCTGGCACAGGATAAACAGGTGCAGATCCACAAACAAGGTGAACGCCGCGAGCGTGAGCTGCAGGAACTGGTCAAAAAAGGCAAACGCCCGGTGGCGCTGTTTGTTGATGAAGCCCATGACCTGAACGGTAATACACTAACGGGGCTCAAACGGCTGATGGAAGTGGTTGAAGACGGCGGTGGTAGGCTGTCCGTCGTTCTGGCCGGTCACCCAAAACTGCGTAATGACCTGCGTCGTCCGACGATGGAGGAAATTGGCTATCGTACCGATATTTTTACACTGGACGGGATCACCGGCAGTCAGCGTGAATATATCCAGTGGCTGCTGAAGACCAGCACCGGTAAGGGTAAGCCGGAAGATATTCTAACGACCGAAGCCGTTGACCTGCTGGCGATGAAACTGCGAACACCGCTGCAGGTCCAGTTGCACCTGACGCTGGCGATGGAAGCAGGATACCAGACGGGCGAAAAACCGATTACTGCCACTCTGGTTGAATCCGTGCTGTCACGTCAGCTGGATGACCTGGAGCCGACGCTCACGCGACATGGTTACCGGCTGAAGGATATGGTGGAGCAGTTCGATGCAAAACCAGCTGAAATCAGGGCATTATTTAATAATCAGTTAGACCCTGCCCGCACGGCCGAACTACGCGACAGAATGCTGGCGGTCGGTCTGCCAATATGA
- the spvC gene encoding Salmonella plasmid virulence: hydrophilic protein, translating to MPINRPNLNLNIPPLNIVAAYDGAEIPSTNKHLKNNFNSLHNQMRKMPVSHFKEALDVPDYSGMRQSGFFAMSQGFQLNNHGYDVFIHARRESPQSQGKFAGDKFHISVLRDMVPQAFQALSGLLFSEDSPVDKWKVTDMEKVVQQARVSLGAQFTLYIKPDQENSQYSASFLHKTRQFIECLESRLSENGVISGQCPESDVHPENWKYLSYRNELRSGRDGGEMQRQALREEPFYRLMTE from the coding sequence ATGCCCATAAATAGGCCTAATCTAAATCTAAACATCCCTCCTTTGAATATTGTAGCTGCTTATGATGGGGCGGAAATACCATCTACAAATAAGCACCTGAAAAATAATTTCAACTCCTTGCACAACCAAATGCGGAAGATGCCGGTATCCCACTTTAAAGAGGCGCTGGATGTGCCTGACTATTCAGGGATGCGCCAGAGTGGTTTCTTTGCTATGAGCCAAGGTTTTCAGCTGAATAACCATGGTTACGATGTTTTCATCCATGCTCGTCGAGAATCACCTCAGTCTCAGGGCAAATTTGCCGGTGACAAGTTCCACATCAGTGTGCTCAGGGATATGGTGCCACAAGCATTTCAAGCGCTGTCCGGATTGCTGTTTTCAGAGGACAGTCCGGTAGATAAGTGGAAAGTGACCGATATGGAGAAGGTCGTTCAACAAGCCCGTGTTAGCCTGGGCGCTCAGTTCACGTTGTATATAAAACCAGACCAGGAAAATTCGCAGTACAGTGCGTCGTTTCTCCACAAGACACGGCAATTTATAGAGTGTCTGGAATCCAGACTATCCGAAAATGGGGTTATTTCAGGACAGTGTCCTGAGTCAGACGTTCATCCTGAAAATTGGAAATATCTCAGTTATCGTAATGAACTACGAAGTGGGCGTGATGGTGGCGAAATGCAGAGACAGGCTTTACGTGAGGAACCGTTTTATCGTTTGATGACAGAGTAA
- a CDS encoding putative transposase, IS200-like, whose amino-acid sequence MECEIIEMDGEQDHVHLLIAYPLKLGVSVMVNNLKSVSSRLLRQQNTHLRMQSKTGLLWSRSYFACSAGGATIETLKAYVLRQNTPE is encoded by the coding sequence TTGGAGTGCGAAATTATCGAGATGGATGGTGAACAAGATCACGTCCATCTGCTGATAGCGTATCCGCTAAAACTGGGGGTCAGCGTGATGGTAAATAATTTAAAGTCGGTATCGTCGCGGCTTCTCCGTCAGCAGAATACCCACTTGCGGATGCAGAGCAAAACCGGGCTGCTGTGGTCTCGTTCTTACTTTGCCTGTAGCGCCGGTGGTGCCACGATAGAAACGCTTAAAGCATACGTGCTCAGACAGAATACGCCGGAGTAG
- the spvD gene encoding Salmonella plasmid virulence: hydrophilic protein, giving the protein MRVSGSASSQDIISRINSKNINNNDSNEVKRIKDALCIESKERILYPQNLSRDNLKQMARYVNNTYVHYSGNCVLLSACLHYNIHHRQDILSSKNTASPTVGLDSAIVDKIIFGHELNQSYCLNSIDEVEKEILNRYDIKRESSFIISAENYIAPIIGECRHDFNAVVICEYDKKPYVQFIDSWKTSNILPSLQEIKKHFSSSGEFYVRAYDEKHD; this is encoded by the coding sequence ATGAGAGTTTCTGGTAGTGCGTCATCCCAAGATATAATATCACGTATAAATTCAAAAAATATCAATAATAATGATTCAAATGAAGTCAAGAGAATTAAAGATGCGCTTTGTATTGAATCAAAAGAGAGAATTTTGTATCCACAAAATTTGAGTCGAGATAATTTAAAACAAATGGCTAGATATGTAAATAATACATACGTCCATTACTCTGGGAACTGCGTTTTATTATCAGCGTGTTTACATTATAACATACATCACCGACAGGATATATTAAGTTCGAAGAACACTGCCTCTCCTACAGTGGGATTAGACAGCGCCATTGTTGATAAAATCATTTTTGGTCATGAGCTTAACCAATCATATTGTTTAAATTCCATCGATGAGGTGGAAAAAGAAATATTAAACCGTTATGACATTAAGAGGGAAAGTTCTTTTATCATTAGCGCAGAGAACTACATAGCTCCAATAATTGGCGAATGTAGACATGATTTCAACGCTGTGGTTATCTGTGAATATGATAAAAAACCATATGTACAATTCATTGATTCTTGGAAAACATCCAACATACTTCCTAGCTTACAAGAAATAAAAAAACACTTCTCATCATCAGGGGAATTTTATGTCAGGGCTTATGATGAAAAACACGATTGA